The sequence TTGGGAATCAGCCGGCGCGGGCGTGGAGTTTCTTTTTATGGGTGGATATGGTTGTCAGAGACGAGGTACGGAGATCGATCAAATTTTGGATCGCAATAATGGTGGGAGTCTGCGGTTTGCAGAACTCAAACTAAACAAACAAAGCGGGAGGTACAGGCTAAAAGTAGCCGTACCAACATAGGACGAGAAGACTCAAAAAGTTTTTCCAACCCCCGCTTCTAATTACCAGAGGCGGGGGTTAATTGTATGAGGAGCCAAGTCGTGACGAGCGCAACTGACGTGTTAGGTAGGTCGGTAGTCGTATTTTCCCAGAACTACTTGCCCATAAGCCGGGTCAATATTAAGCGAGCGATCGCTCTGTTGATCGGTGGGAAAGCCGAACCTTTGCAGTTTAGCGATGCACCTGGCTGGCAAGTGCGATCGCCCAGCGTGGTGATCGAGGTGCCAGAACAAATTCGCCTCACCATCACGAGTGCAGAGCGAGTTTGGAAGGTTCCCCCAGTGAACCGTCGGGAATTGCTGCGGAGAGACCACCACACCTGCCAATACTGCGGTAACACGAAACAGTTGACGATCGATCACGTCCTTCCCTTATCAAAGGGCGGGAAACACACCTGGGACAACGTAGTTATCGCCTGCGAAAGGTGCAACCAACGCAAAGGCGATCGCACCCCGACTCAAGCGGGAATGCCCCTTCGCACCCAGCCTAAAGCCCCCATGCACCCTGCTGTTGCCTTTGCCGAACAGTTCTGGCGCGAACAGCACGATCACCTGGATTTGTAAGGAGACACCAAGCAATGCTGAAATTAACTTACACAGAAAACGGCTTTTACTTGGAGTGTCTGGCTCAATCTCTGGAAGAGTGGGTGACACGGCGGGTAATTTTAGCGCTGCGAGTGGGTACCCCCATCTCAGTCGAACCCAGCACCGCTTCCTTCTTACTTCCGGCTAGCTTGCCAGAAATCGGACGGTTGGTAGAGGAAGCGCAGCAGGAAGGTTCGGAAATTATTGGCTTGTGTGCTTGCGATGCCGAGTACGTCGAAGTCAGCCTGCACGGTAGCTGGGTGGACGGAGGCTCGAAAAATGGAGAGGGCGTTTTTGTGACTGCAATGAGCGATCGCGCTGAATTCTTCCTCTTCAAGCTTTGGCAAGATGCACAAGCTTGCACCTCCTCCTTGAGGTAATCAAATCACTTTTGGGGTGGGTCGAAAAACCCACCCTTTTTCTTAGTATTTGTGTGGACATTTGCCGGATAATACATCAAACTATTGGTATGTCATAGCGGGATACCACACTGAGATTGATTAAACATTAGTTATGTCAGCCAGCAGCAATACGAAAGAAAGCAGAATTGATTTGAGACTGAGCCAAGAGCAAAAAAAGACGCTTGAAAAGGCAGCTGCACTGATGGGACTCAGTGTAAGTTCTTATGTGCTTTGCCACTCACTTGATGCTGCCAGAAAGGACATTGCCTTTCATGAAACACTGGTTTTGTCAGATAGAGATCGGGATCTCTTTTTGTCGATACTAGAGAATCCGCCTGAACCGAACGAAGCTTTAAAATCGGCGATGTGTGAATATCAGGAGTACGAAAAGTAATACTTTGTGGAATGGATTTTTCACCCTCTCGATAGCAGTGTAAGAAAGGATGCTTTCGACTGCGGAGTTCCCAAGTTAAACGATTACCTGAAGCAATACGCTGGACAAAACGATAGAAAAGGCATTGCCAAAACCTTTGTTGCTATTCCCAAAGAAGATGGTAATGAAGTTGTTGGCTATTACACCATCAGTATGTCTAGCATTACGTTTGACTCGCTTCCAGAGCAACTAAGAAAAAGATTACCCCGTTATCCTGTTCCCGCTATGTTAATCGGACAACTTGCCGTTGACACCTCAATGCAAGGGAGAGGATTGGGAAAAAGATTACTAATGGATGCTCTTAGTAAAGCAGTTCGCCTTGCAGATGAAGTAGGGATTTTTGCAGTTAGAGTTGATGCTCTGGATGATGAGTCAAAGCAATTTTATCTGAAATACGGTTTCGTTCCCTTAATTGATTATGAATTCTCGCTTTTCCTACCAATGGCAACAATATTAAAGAGTCGTAAATAGCAGGTAGTTTCGTCGCTGTGGTCAAGCAGATTTATTGTTAAATGGCGAACTAGGAGCTTCACCTACTTGATTCTTCCTCTTCAAGCTTTGGCAAGATGTACAAGCTTGTACCTTCTCCTTGAACTAACTGTAGGGGCGCACGGCTGTGCGCCCTTTCCTTGAGAAAAAGGGTTATGTCTTCTACTACCTGCATAGAACAGCGAACAGATAGTCTGGATCTATTCGGTTATCCAGGTTAAGATTCTTACTCAAAATAAATGCCCCTCCTTCAAACACGATTAAGGGAGGTTTATGTCCACGAGGATTATAAGCACCAATAGTGGAATAAGGGCTACCATACTTTCCATATTCATTCCATACACTTGTTGAAGAATAGCGGCTACCATATTTTCCGTACTGGTTGCAAATTGACTCGGTGGCATACTGGTTGCTTGAAACCACACCAAGCTCCTGTTTATCGGCACCCAAGATATATGCGTTGCCATCTAGATCGCGAATTATATCTTCAATGCTGGCTTGAGCTACAAGCTGCTGTTGCAACGGAACAGTTGCTTGAGACTGTAAGGGTAAAAAAATTCCACTTATTAAGGTGGCAATTGTAGAGAAAACGGTTGTTTGAAGGGATTTCATGATTATTCTCCATAAATAACCCATCAAACTAAGTATTCCCATTAGCAACTGAGTTCTATCGTTTGTAATTGTTAAATAGCAGCCTTGGCGATTAGAAATCGCGGCTATACAAACGAAGTCCGCCTGCGCGGACTTTTGAAACCTGCGGAGGCAGGTTTTGTGTATGTAGGCGCGAATTCTATTCGCCAGCTTCACTAGAACACCTGCCAAACGATGCAGTCAAATAGGAGCGATCGCTAGCCTTGAACAAATTTAAGCGCGGCACCATTCATGCAGTAGCGTTTGCCAGTCGGGCGTGGCCCATCGTTAAATACATGCCCTAAATGCCCACCGCAACGATGGCAATGGACTTCAACTCTAGTCATAAAAAGCGTCTTGTCTGTGGAGGTGCCGATTCCCCCTTCAATGGGAGCATAAAAACTGGGCCAACCAGTATGGCTGTCGAATTTCGTTTCAGAGGTAAACAGCGGTAAGTCACACGCCGCACACGCATAAATTCCTTTACCGTATTGCTTATCAAGCGGGCTAGTTCCAGCACGTTCGGTACCGTGTTTACGCAGGACGTTAAACTGTTCGGGCGTCAAAATTTCACGCCATTCTTCCTCGGTTTTGTTGATTTCAAAGTTATTGTTTGAAGCTGCCATATCTCCCGATTTCCCAATTAGATTGCGTGATAACCATGCCGCGCCTACAATTACAGCGCCAGCTTTTAAAAGATAACGTTTTTTCATGCTGCATCATTCAGTTGTTGGTGTGAGGCGAGCCAGTTCAACCTTGAAAGAGTTTATTTGGCTCTATCTTTAGGATGCGCGATCACGCTCATGCGAAGCGAGGCGTTAGCCTAGCGCCGACCTGTTGGTTCGCCCTGAATTAAGTCTGATAGCCTGCTTAAAATTCGCTAAGAAGCCTAGAGCAGATAAAGAGGCATCGGCTCAAATTTGCTTGAGATAGAACTCAAACCGTTCCCGGAATTGTTCAACTGTCAGATTTTGAGTCCAATATTCCACTAAAGCGTGACCAAATGCCCAGGCATTGCGTTCTGGTGAAGAGGGGTTTTCCAGTAGTAGAGGCCAAAGGGAGAGCAAGTCAAAGTTGATCGGGTTTTCGCCTGGATTCAAGAGGGAGAACAAATCATACGCCATCTGGAGTTTGCCAATCACAACGGGCAATTGCTCCACGGGAATTTGGTCTGCCAGCACGTATGCTAGATTTGGTCGTCCGGTTGTCAGCGTCGCAATGAACTGGAGAACGGGACTTTTGAGTAGTGCAGCCAGTCCCTGTGTCGTTGTCATCTGAAAGGTGTAGCGGTCGATGATTTTGGCAGCAGCGACAGTACGAGCATCCAAGTTCCGCAAAAAACGGGCAAGGCGGAGTTGCTTGGTAGGTGCGATCGCATCTACCAGCGCTAATGAGAGTGCGTCCATTCCCCACGCAGTTCGACCCGTTTTCGTGTCACTTGTAACGACAGGTAGAACCAAATCGCAGAAGTTGCCTAGAAGCTTCGCCCGATACTCGGTCGCTTCCCGAATCGCGTTTTCCTTTGGGCGATCGCCTGCTTGCCAGTTGTAGGGAGGTTCCCACTCGCGGATGGGGCGCAGACGATCCACCTGAGTGACGATGGCGATCGCGCTCAAGTCTGCAACTTCTGCCTTCATATCTTTAAGAAAGTCCACATCCATTTGCAGTGCCGGATCGAGGGCAGGAGTGACTAAGAGCAGCAAATCTGCATTGGTGGCATAATCCAGTACCAGTTCTCGTAAATCCGCCCGGTTCACTTGTTCGTAACCCGGCGTATCCCAAAGCGTCAGGGTTTCCCCTAATTGGCTCTGCCAGTGGTAATTCTGAATTTTATCGGTGCTGGGCAACACATCCACAGCGGCTCGATCTGCTTGAAATAGCGTATTAATCAAGCTGCTTTTTCCAGATCCGGTTCGTCCCACTAGCAGAATATTGACAGGTTTTTGCTCAACCGCTTCGACGGGTTCTGTTTGAGCCAGGATGTCTCGGAGGGTT comes from Coleofasciculus sp. FACHB-T130 and encodes:
- the msrB gene encoding peptide-methionine (R)-S-oxide reductase MsrB, whose amino-acid sequence is MKKRYLLKAGAVIVGAAWLSRNLIGKSGDMAASNNNFEINKTEEEWREILTPEQFNVLRKHGTERAGTSPLDKQYGKGIYACAACDLPLFTSETKFDSHTGWPSFYAPIEGGIGTSTDKTLFMTRVEVHCHRCGGHLGHVFNDGPRPTGKRYCMNGAALKFVQG
- a CDS encoding alr0857 family protein, translating into MLKLTYTENGFYLECLAQSLEEWVTRRVILALRVGTPISVEPSTASFLLPASLPEIGRLVEEAQQEGSEIIGLCACDAEYVEVSLHGSWVDGGSKNGEGVFVTAMSDRAEFFLFKLWQDAQACTSSLR
- a CDS encoding GNAT family N-acetyltransferase is translated as MEWIFHPLDSSVRKDAFDCGVPKLNDYLKQYAGQNDRKGIAKTFVAIPKEDGNEVVGYYTISMSSITFDSLPEQLRKRLPRYPVPAMLIGQLAVDTSMQGRGLGKRLLMDALSKAVRLADEVGIFAVRVDALDDESKQFYLKYGFVPLIDYEFSLFLPMATILKSRK
- a CDS encoding HNH endonuclease; this encodes MTSATDVLGRSVVVFSQNYLPISRVNIKRAIALLIGGKAEPLQFSDAPGWQVRSPSVVIEVPEQIRLTITSAERVWKVPPVNRRELLRRDHHTCQYCGNTKQLTIDHVLPLSKGGKHTWDNVVIACERCNQRKGDRTPTQAGMPLRTQPKAPMHPAVAFAEQFWREQHDHLDL
- a CDS encoding GTPase family protein, which translates into the protein MVQLKVWQWVVLATPIATIVGFLLISAGLQIHEWRINWIWGVFTVVFVGWRWLLVKWTRPAIAQIESVMAEVSAELESGTGDTVGLPGGNDAVNQAEVAYQEILKAAQSDRPIWEDWQTFWQRCQDLVSAIAHVYNPEVKYPLLNIHVTQAYGLIRGTVDDLDGWIQKLSPALDRVTIGQAYEAYGVYRKLEPSARKLWQAWNWAQWFLNPVVAVAKQVTQRSSNQANQELLGNLSQMLREAALRNLCRQAIALYGGTTTLPESESSVSTPTLPKAKTQTLRDILAQTEPVEAVEQKPVNILLVGRTGSGKSSLINTLFQADRAAVDVLPSTDKIQNYHWQSQLGETLTLWDTPGYEQVNRADLRELVLDYATNADLLLLVTPALDPALQMDVDFLKDMKAEVADLSAIAIVTQVDRLRPIREWEPPYNWQAGDRPKENAIREATEYRAKLLGNFCDLVLPVVTSDTKTGRTAWGMDALSLALVDAIAPTKQLRLARFLRNLDARTVAAAKIIDRYTFQMTTTQGLAALLKSPVLQFIATLTTGRPNLAYVLADQIPVEQLPVVIGKLQMAYDLFSLLNPGENPINFDLLSLWPLLLENPSSPERNAWAFGHALVEYWTQNLTVEQFRERFEFYLKQI
- a CDS encoding DUF1778 domain-containing protein; the encoded protein is MSASSNTKESRIDLRLSQEQKKTLEKAAALMGLSVSSYVLCHSLDAARKDIAFHETLVLSDRDRDLFLSILENPPEPNEALKSAMCEYQEYEK